From a single Anoplolepis gracilipes chromosome 3, ASM4749672v1, whole genome shotgun sequence genomic region:
- the LOC140664194 gene encoding uncharacterized protein isoform X2 — MKAWSILQLMLPVMLLAGSSEEFFLEYSRKALQEFFQSLKKQQPPIKSNIQHYHVHYYPIPYPMLTWPKTPIKRDLEQLYDDTLTSFGWPDYNHKYSPHPSLIMSNLQQLLDTEIPISDDTIDRSSQGLLLQVPVNQYILHLLRRSQQRQQKQ; from the exons ATGAAGGCATGGTCGATATTGCAA TTGATGTTGCCCGTGATGCTACTGGCTGGATCTTCGGAGGAATTTTTTCTCGAATA ttcAAGGAAGGCTTTGCAAGAATTCTTCCAATCTTTAAAAAAGCAGCAGCCGCCCATCAAGTCGAACATACAGCATTATCATGTGCATTATTATCCGATACCTTACCCTATGTTAACATGGCCAAAAACTCCAATTAAACGAGACCTCGAGCAACTCTACGA CGATACTCTCACGTCGTTTGGATGGCCGGATTACAACCACAAGTATTCACCTCATCCCTCGCTAATCATGTCAAATCTCCAACAACTATTAGACACAGAGATTCCAA TATCGGACGACACGATCGATCGTAGCAGCCAGGGATTACTGCTACAAGTTCCTGTCAACcagtatattttacatttgctGAGGAGATCGCAACAACGACAGCAAAAGCAATGA
- the LOC140664194 gene encoding uncharacterized protein isoform X1 has product MSEGSIFITRFHSIVFYDSLLMLPVMLLAGSSEEFFLEYSRKALQEFFQSLKKQQPPIKSNIQHYHVHYYPIPYPMLTWPKTPIKRDLEQLYDDTLTSFGWPDYNHKYSPHPSLIMSNLQQLLDTEIPISDDTIDRSSQGLLLQVPVNQYILHLLRRSQQRQQKQ; this is encoded by the exons ATGAGTGAAGGAAGCATTTTTATTACTCGATTTCATTCAATTGTGTTTTATGATTCGCTg TTGATGTTGCCCGTGATGCTACTGGCTGGATCTTCGGAGGAATTTTTTCTCGAATA ttcAAGGAAGGCTTTGCAAGAATTCTTCCAATCTTTAAAAAAGCAGCAGCCGCCCATCAAGTCGAACATACAGCATTATCATGTGCATTATTATCCGATACCTTACCCTATGTTAACATGGCCAAAAACTCCAATTAAACGAGACCTCGAGCAACTCTACGA CGATACTCTCACGTCGTTTGGATGGCCGGATTACAACCACAAGTATTCACCTCATCCCTCGCTAATCATGTCAAATCTCCAACAACTATTAGACACAGAGATTCCAA TATCGGACGACACGATCGATCGTAGCAGCCAGGGATTACTGCTACAAGTTCCTGTCAACcagtatattttacatttgctGAGGAGATCGCAACAACGACAGCAAAAGCAATGA
- the LOC140663503 gene encoding uncharacterized protein: protein MATPICDKKARVIVLGGCGFIGRNLVEYLLDNDLVSYMRVVDKVPPQTAWLNAKHQRLFENPLLEFKSANLINIASCQNAFSSDEPIDYVFNCAGETKSSLTDPVYKEGIYKLSLNCAQLAAKIKVSRYVEISSGNLSVSEKTPHKEEDAGEPWTFVAKYKLQVEQELKNVLDLKYTILRPAIVYGCGDKNGLAPRLVVGAVYKHLGEMMKLLWGPDLHMNTVHVRDVARAIWHVANRPETIGQTYNLVDKGDSTQGSISAIVSELFNINHDYWGTTLSTLAKTDMNSVVEEVNDKHMGPWAEACRKDGVENSPLSPYIDQELLYNKHLYLQPGKLSNTTGFTYLYPKLTKDALTEVLNDYVSMRIFPHSLVL, encoded by the exons ATGGCAACGCCCATTTGTGATAAGAAAGCCAGGGTGATCGTTCTAGGAG GATGCGGTTTCATTGGACGCAATCTCGTGGAATATCTCCTGGATAACGATCTGGTTTCGTACATGCGAGTCGTGGACAAGGTACCGCCGCAGACCGCGTGGCTCAACGCAAAGCACCAGCGGCTGTTCGAGAACCCTTTGCTCGAATTCAAGAGTGCTAATTTGATTAACATAG CATCCTGCCAAAATGCATTTTCATCTGACGAGCCTATCGATTATGTGTTCAATTGTGCTGGTGAGACAAAGAGCAGCCTCACAGATCCAGTGTATAAAGAgggtatttataaattgagcTTGAATTGTGCCCAACTAGCGGCGAAGATTAAAGTCTCGCGTTATGTAGAGATATCTTCCGGCAACCTTAGTGTCTCTGAAAAg ACTCCTCATAAAGAAGAGGACGCTGGAGAACCATGGACGTTTGTCGcaaaatacaaattacaaGTGGAACAAGAATTGAAGAATGTGCtagatttgaaatatacaatactCAGACCAGCCATTGTATATGGTTGCGGTGACAAAAATGGCTTAG caCCGAGATTAGTAGTGGGCGCAGTTTATAAGCATTTAGGAGAAATGATGAAATTACTCTGGGGACCAGATCTTCATATGAATACGGTTCATGTGAGAGACGTCGCGAGAGCTATTTGGCATGTGGCCAACAGGCCAGAAACAATAGGTCAGACGTATAATCTCGTCGATAAGGGAGATTCCACTCAAGGTTCCATTAGTGCCATAGTTTCAGAACTGTTCAATATTAATCACGATTATTGGGGCACGACGCTATCCACACTAgctaaa ACTGATATGAATTCTGTTGTTGAGGAAGTAAATGACAAACACATGGGCCCCTGGGCAGAAGCATGTCGCAAGGATGGAGTGGAAAACAGCCCTCTATCGCCCTACATAGATCaagaacttttatataataaacacttATATTTACAACCTGGAAAGCTTTCAAATACCACAGGATTTACATACTTGTATCCTAAATTAACAAAAGATGCTCTTACAGAG GTACTCAATGACTATGTAAGCATGAGAATCTTTCCACATTCTTTGGTCCTGTAA
- the LOC140663502 gene encoding protogenin isoform X2 has product MAARVLLLSVLITEVLKPACAAGIKGIGGNISGRNVSKSDNSDAGLTKGSGFSLEIQPSGHVILGKKGITLNCIAGSNVWGSNETVSWLYNGMPAPPCGLTRCVLLSNGSLHFYKKQNLQMQKFKEKERNSIVNARNHNKDEYRCVTRTNSGGSIRSAPTFIQIAEFAHAFKESPENITVQEGEVARLSCLIDSVPFPPNITWQHNETLLTYHNESKYSMVPPGVLYISATKLSDAGSYKCIVTNEFLKKTKKSREAKLTVISRADGNRSHTPSLLPQTSYNYWLLNASNLSLACAASGYPSPLVTWTFIPRYIDNVTQPRILLNSTIGVAILSLTNVNISNAGVYLCSSKNFITNDLEVQNVTVDILIPPSFKITPTNQICPNGRTARFECQAQGSPVPQIYWLKDSLNITINGRRTTYVKESNKVELAISATVPSDSGIYQCVAVNSAGEIWAAGRLQVNTSRNSPAAPTSLKCHAVSPVKILISWEPPKPLPYTSITAYTVHYSPVEGGKEEVSPPEPGNSTSVEVTKLLEPFTNYSFYVRVWNNYGASDQSATILCSTAPSVPKAAPKMNVDIISSTKLNVSWEPLSKKESRGIVVEYKLQWRLHQHPYFNLLYLPATIEYHILNDLIPGAQYDLRVLAKTKQGWPNNSETQFNWITVTMPSPESNQFTIRNIVDIQVLIVNASIIKMKWKINFKQNDQIESKFDSWQIYCENQDGEKLATILLPQNITEYLFTDLDMNISYTMGLCMVSLGEATSCLTKHIETAQSNLNTIPMALEAIPVSSTSINVTWTLSDVHSIDTFELCYHAVHALSSENSECFIIDDTKVNVDKLKPFTLYQFKVRAIRHDTNQTSFYSESIECYTNEDVPGKVEEVQWFLGNNTKVRIAWKEPSNVNGIIQNYFVAYTMDLTATWGNVTVPGNKTSTTLPSLAPGKRYFVMVRAATKAGYGKPSDPIIIITGGDSGGSSIPGDGGPKVPDPSGKEDKPPQNPKPDQSLGVILGVGISIGFITICLCSIYCRRKFENSRLLRNGAHPTNGRALSRNGNGCCAEQSSTSVNQQANATGASNEIELAVLCPSSPLETNPHSDAKEPLLSPWEVNGGSKDVHIMENPQYKRRGSSASNNQQEEEEEEEEEEEEEQDLEGTQLTMVNCTLGSSISSLNNNSECPDGETSSSPNAPCTSVPALGPNG; this is encoded by the exons ATGGCGGCGCGAGTACTCTTGCTGAGCGTCTTGATTACGGAAGTGCTGAAGCCAGCTTGTGCCGCAG GTATTAAGGGTATTGGAGGGAACATCAGTGGTAGGAACGTGTCTAAATCAGATAATTCTGATGCTGGTCTAACTAAAGGATCTGGATTTTCACTGGAAATTCAACCTAGCGGCCATGTGATACTAGGAAAAAAAGGAATCACGCTTAATTGTATAGCTGGTTCAAATGTATGGGGTTCAAACGAGACTGTATCCTGGTTATACAATGGAATGCCAGCACCTCCATGTGGTCTTACTCGCTGTGTTCTTCTTTCCAATGGCTCTCTTCACTTTTACAAG aaacaaaatttacaaatgcAAAAGTtcaaagaaaaggaaaggaaTAGTATTGTTAATGCTAGAAACCACAATAAGGATGAATATCGTTGTGTAACACGTACCAATTCAGGAGGTTCAATACGGTCAGCTCctacatttattcaaatagcag agttTGCACATGCATTTAAAGAATCTCCAGAAAATATTACTGTTCAAGAAGGTGAAGTTGCAAGATTGTCTTGTTTAATAGACAGTGTTCCTTTTCCACCCAATATTACGTGGCAGCATAATGAAACATTGTTAACTTATCATAACGAATCAAAGTATTCTATGGTACCACCAGGTGTTCTGTATATAAGTGCAACGAAACTGTCAGATGCTGGTTCATACAA ATGCATAGTcacaaatgaatttttaaagaagacCAAAAAGAGCAGAGAAGCAAAATTAACAGTTATTTCAAGAGCAGATGGTAACAGGTCGCATACTCCATCCTTGTTGCCACAGACTTCGTACAATTATTGGCTACTCAATGCATCAAATCTTAGTCTGGCTTGTGCTGCATCCGGTTATCCATCACCTCTTGTAACATGGACATTTATTCCTCGTTATATAG aTAATGTCACACAACCTCGCATCCTTCTTAATTCTACTATTGGCGTTGCTATACTGTCAttaacaaatgtaaatatttccaaTGCTGGTGTCTACTTGTgttcttcaaaaaattttattactaatgaTTTAGAAGTACAG AATGTCACTGTAGACATATTAATACCACCGTCATTTAAAATAACGCCGACGAACCAAATCTGTCCAAATGGAAGAACAGCGAGATTCGAGTGTCAGGCGCAGGGATCACCTGTACCTCAAATTTATTGGCTGAAAGACTCGCTGAATATTACTATCAatg GTCGCAGAACGACTTATGTTAAGGAATCCAATAAGGTAGAATTAGCAATATCAGCGACAGTACCGTCTGACTCTGGCATATACCAATGTGTGGCGGTAAATTCAGCGGGTGAAATTTGGGCCGCTGGTCGGCTGCAAGTAAATACGTCACGAAATAGTCCCGCTGCACCTACTTCTTTAAAATGTCATGCTGTTTCACCAGTTAAAATCTTAATCTCGTGGGAACCACCAAAGCCTCTACCATATACCAGTATTACAGCTTATACCGTCCATTATAGTCCTGTAG aaggtGGCAAGGAGGAAGTTTCTCCACCAGAACCAGGGAATTCTACATCTGTAGAAGTAACAAAGCTTCTTGAACCATTTACAAATTACTCATTCTACGTTCGAGTGTGGAATAATTATGGTGCTAGTGATCAATCAGCTACCATTCTGTGTTCCACAGCTCCAAGTG TTCCTAAAGCCGCACCAAAAATGAATGTGGATATAATCAGtagtacaaaattaaatgtatcatGGGAGCCCTTGAGTAAAAAGGAATCTCGCGGCATTGTGGTGGAATATAAACTACAGTGGAGACTCCACCAGCATccatatttcaatttactttATCTACCTGCCACTATTGAGTACCATATACTTAATg ATTTGATACCCGGAGCACAATATGATCTTCGTGTATTGGCAAAAACAAAACAAGGCTGGCCAAATAATAGCGAAACACAATTTAATTGGATTACTGTGACCATGCCATCTCCTGAATCTAATCAATTTACTATAAGGAATATTGTAGATATTCaagtattaattgtaaatgcTTCAATAATTAAG atgaaatggaaaattaatttcaagcaAAATGATCAAATTGAATCAAAATTCGATTCCTGGcaaatttattgtgaaaatcaaGATGGCGAAAAATTAGCTACTATTCTTTTACCACAAAACATTACTGAATATCTGTTTACTGATcttg ataTGAACATTTCTTATACAATGGGTTTGTGTATGGTGAGCTTGGGCGAAGCAACAAGTTGCTTGACAAAACATATAGAGACTGCACAATCCAATCTTA aTACCATACCAATGGCTTTGGAGGCTATTCCTGTGTCATCTACGTCCATAAATGTAACATGGACATTGTCTGATGTGCATAGTATAGATACATTTGAACTTTGTTATCATGCAGTGCATGCGTTAAGTTCTGAAAATTCTGAATGTTTTATCAT agaTGATACAAAAGTGAATGTTGATAAGCTGAAGCCTTTTAccttatatcaatttaaagtAAGAGCCATTAGACACGATACAAATCAAACCAGTTTCTACAGTGAATCTATAGAATGTTACACAAACGAAGATg TTCCTGGTAAGGTTGAAGAAGTACAATGGTTCTTGGGTAACAATACAAAGGTACGAATCGCATGGAAGGAACCGAGCAACGTGAATGGTATCATACAGAATTATTTTGTCGCGTATACCATGGACTTGACGGCGACGTGGGGCAACGTAACTGTGCCCGGTAATAAAACGTCAACAACTCTACCAAGTTTAGCGCCGGGCAAACGGTATTTTGTCATGGTACGAGCAGCGACAAAAGCTGGCTATGGGAAACCGTCAGATcctatcattattattaccgGCGGTGATAGCGGTGGTAGTAGTATCCCTGGCGATGGAGGACCGAAAGTCCCCGACCCGTCCGGCAAAGAGGATAAGCCACCGCAAAATCCCAAGCCCGATCAGAGTCTAG gtgTGATTCTTGGAGTCGGCATAAGCATTGGATTTATCACGATATGTCTATGCAGTATATACTGCCGGAGAAAGTTTGAGAATTCTCGCTTGTTGAGAAATGGTGCTCATCCTACGAATGGGCGTGCACTATCGCGAAACGGAAACGGATGTTGCGCGGAGCAGTCCTCCACTTCCGTAAATCAACAAGCGAATGCTACCGGTGCCTCGAACGAGATTGAATTGGCTGTGTTATGCCCATCATCTCCGCTCGAAACAAATCCGCATTCTGATGCAAAg GAACCCTTATTATCGCCCTGGGAAGTAAATGGAGGCTCGAAAGATGTTCACATTATGGAGAACCCTCAG TACAAAAGAAGAGGCAGTTCCGCCTCGAATAATCAacaagaagaagaggaagaagaggaggaggaggaagaggaagaacaAGATTTGGAAGGCACACAGCTCACAATGGTCAATTGTACTTTAGGCAGTAGCATTAGCagtttaaataacaattcaGAATGTCCGGACGGAGAGACTTCATCATCGCCAAATGCCCCGTGTACATCTGTTCCGGCGCTTGGACCAAATGGATGA
- the LOC140664196 gene encoding uncharacterized protein, protein MFLTIDLYDAPLAWWETDCVKYGLSYIPVKSRLTTLMGSHVARLTDRKYMTQLASKLQKDYETRQKIRIEQRKLKTITIVPKLREIPPELMLKKITRRHRECAPKFHAEAAKKCKQLPGLLFADDSHVV, encoded by the exons ATGTTCTTAACTATAGATTTATACGATGCGCCTCTAGCATGGTGGGAAACGGATTGCGTGAAATATGG GCTCAGTTACATTCCCGTTAAATCACGATTAACGACGCTGATGGGAAGTCATGTAGCACGATTAACGGATCGTAAATATATGACGCAACTGGCGTCGAAGCTGCAAAAAGATTATGAGACGCGACAAAAGATTCGTATCgaacaaagaaaattgaagACCATTACGATCGTACCGAAATTGCGTGAAATACCTCCTGAATTAATGTTAAAGAAGATAACCCGGCGACATCGTGAATGCGCGCCAAAGTTTCACGCCGAGGCGgctaaaaaatgtaaacaactTCCAGGACTTTTATTCGCGGATGATTCTCATGTCGTATAA
- the LOC140663502 gene encoding protogenin isoform X1: MAARVLLLSVLITEVLKPACAAGIKGIGGNISGRNVSKSDNSDAGLTKGSGFSLEIQPSGHVILGKKGITLNCIAGSNVWGSNETVSWLYNGMPAPPCGLTRCVLLSNGSLHFYKKQNLQMQKFKEKERNSIVNARNHNKDEYRCVTRTNSGGSIRSAPTFIQIAEFAHAFKESPENITVQEGEVARLSCLIDSVPFPPNITWQHNETLLTYHNESKYSMVPPGVLYISATKLSDAGSYKCIVTNEFLKKTKKSREAKLTVISRADGNRSHTPSLLPQTSYNYWLLNASNLSLACAASGYPSPLVTWTFIPRYIDNVTQPRILLNSTIGVAILSLTNVNISNAGVYLCSSKNFITNDLEVQNVTVDILIPPSFKITPTNQICPNGRTARFECQAQGSPVPQIYWLKDSLNITINGRRTTYVKESNKVELAISATVPSDSGIYQCVAVNSAGEIWAAGRLQVNTSRNSPAAPTSLKCHAVSPVKILISWEPPKPLPYTSITAYTVHYSPVEGGKEEVSPPEPGNSTSVEVTKLLEPFTNYSFYVRVWNNYGASDQSATILCSTAPSVPKAAPKMNVDIISSTKLNVSWEPLSKKESRGIVVEYKLQWRLHQHPYFNLLYLPATIEYHILNDLIPGAQYDLRVLAKTKQGWPNNSETQFNWITVTMPSPESNQFTIRNIVDIQVLIVNASIIKMKWKINFKQNDQIESKFDSWQIYCENQDGEKLATILLPQNITEYLFTDLDMNISYTMGLCMVSLGEATSCLTKHIETAQSNLNTIPMALEAIPVSSTSINVTWTLSDVHSIDTFELCYHAVHALSSENSECFIIDDTKVNVDKLKPFTLYQFKVRAIRHDTNQTSFYSESIECYTNEDVPGKVEEVQWFLGNNTKVRIAWKEPSNVNGIIQNYFVAYTMDLTATWGNVTVPGNKTSTTLPSLAPGKRYFVMVRAATKAGYGKPSDPIIIITGGDSGGSSIPGDGGPKVPDPSGKEDKPPQNPKPDQSLGVILGVGISIGFITICLCSIYCRRKFENSRLLRNGAHPTNGRALSRNGNGCCAEQSSTSVNQQANATGASNEIELAVLCPSSPLETNPHSDAKGAQSNGVFEICAKEPLLSPWEVNGGSKDVHIMENPQYKRRGSSASNNQQEEEEEEEEEEEEEQDLEGTQLTMVNCTLGSSISSLNNNSECPDGETSSSPNAPCTSVPALGPNG; encoded by the exons ATGGCGGCGCGAGTACTCTTGCTGAGCGTCTTGATTACGGAAGTGCTGAAGCCAGCTTGTGCCGCAG GTATTAAGGGTATTGGAGGGAACATCAGTGGTAGGAACGTGTCTAAATCAGATAATTCTGATGCTGGTCTAACTAAAGGATCTGGATTTTCACTGGAAATTCAACCTAGCGGCCATGTGATACTAGGAAAAAAAGGAATCACGCTTAATTGTATAGCTGGTTCAAATGTATGGGGTTCAAACGAGACTGTATCCTGGTTATACAATGGAATGCCAGCACCTCCATGTGGTCTTACTCGCTGTGTTCTTCTTTCCAATGGCTCTCTTCACTTTTACAAG aaacaaaatttacaaatgcAAAAGTtcaaagaaaaggaaaggaaTAGTATTGTTAATGCTAGAAACCACAATAAGGATGAATATCGTTGTGTAACACGTACCAATTCAGGAGGTTCAATACGGTCAGCTCctacatttattcaaatagcag agttTGCACATGCATTTAAAGAATCTCCAGAAAATATTACTGTTCAAGAAGGTGAAGTTGCAAGATTGTCTTGTTTAATAGACAGTGTTCCTTTTCCACCCAATATTACGTGGCAGCATAATGAAACATTGTTAACTTATCATAACGAATCAAAGTATTCTATGGTACCACCAGGTGTTCTGTATATAAGTGCAACGAAACTGTCAGATGCTGGTTCATACAA ATGCATAGTcacaaatgaatttttaaagaagacCAAAAAGAGCAGAGAAGCAAAATTAACAGTTATTTCAAGAGCAGATGGTAACAGGTCGCATACTCCATCCTTGTTGCCACAGACTTCGTACAATTATTGGCTACTCAATGCATCAAATCTTAGTCTGGCTTGTGCTGCATCCGGTTATCCATCACCTCTTGTAACATGGACATTTATTCCTCGTTATATAG aTAATGTCACACAACCTCGCATCCTTCTTAATTCTACTATTGGCGTTGCTATACTGTCAttaacaaatgtaaatatttccaaTGCTGGTGTCTACTTGTgttcttcaaaaaattttattactaatgaTTTAGAAGTACAG AATGTCACTGTAGACATATTAATACCACCGTCATTTAAAATAACGCCGACGAACCAAATCTGTCCAAATGGAAGAACAGCGAGATTCGAGTGTCAGGCGCAGGGATCACCTGTACCTCAAATTTATTGGCTGAAAGACTCGCTGAATATTACTATCAatg GTCGCAGAACGACTTATGTTAAGGAATCCAATAAGGTAGAATTAGCAATATCAGCGACAGTACCGTCTGACTCTGGCATATACCAATGTGTGGCGGTAAATTCAGCGGGTGAAATTTGGGCCGCTGGTCGGCTGCAAGTAAATACGTCACGAAATAGTCCCGCTGCACCTACTTCTTTAAAATGTCATGCTGTTTCACCAGTTAAAATCTTAATCTCGTGGGAACCACCAAAGCCTCTACCATATACCAGTATTACAGCTTATACCGTCCATTATAGTCCTGTAG aaggtGGCAAGGAGGAAGTTTCTCCACCAGAACCAGGGAATTCTACATCTGTAGAAGTAACAAAGCTTCTTGAACCATTTACAAATTACTCATTCTACGTTCGAGTGTGGAATAATTATGGTGCTAGTGATCAATCAGCTACCATTCTGTGTTCCACAGCTCCAAGTG TTCCTAAAGCCGCACCAAAAATGAATGTGGATATAATCAGtagtacaaaattaaatgtatcatGGGAGCCCTTGAGTAAAAAGGAATCTCGCGGCATTGTGGTGGAATATAAACTACAGTGGAGACTCCACCAGCATccatatttcaatttactttATCTACCTGCCACTATTGAGTACCATATACTTAATg ATTTGATACCCGGAGCACAATATGATCTTCGTGTATTGGCAAAAACAAAACAAGGCTGGCCAAATAATAGCGAAACACAATTTAATTGGATTACTGTGACCATGCCATCTCCTGAATCTAATCAATTTACTATAAGGAATATTGTAGATATTCaagtattaattgtaaatgcTTCAATAATTAAG atgaaatggaaaattaatttcaagcaAAATGATCAAATTGAATCAAAATTCGATTCCTGGcaaatttattgtgaaaatcaaGATGGCGAAAAATTAGCTACTATTCTTTTACCACAAAACATTACTGAATATCTGTTTACTGATcttg ataTGAACATTTCTTATACAATGGGTTTGTGTATGGTGAGCTTGGGCGAAGCAACAAGTTGCTTGACAAAACATATAGAGACTGCACAATCCAATCTTA aTACCATACCAATGGCTTTGGAGGCTATTCCTGTGTCATCTACGTCCATAAATGTAACATGGACATTGTCTGATGTGCATAGTATAGATACATTTGAACTTTGTTATCATGCAGTGCATGCGTTAAGTTCTGAAAATTCTGAATGTTTTATCAT agaTGATACAAAAGTGAATGTTGATAAGCTGAAGCCTTTTAccttatatcaatttaaagtAAGAGCCATTAGACACGATACAAATCAAACCAGTTTCTACAGTGAATCTATAGAATGTTACACAAACGAAGATg TTCCTGGTAAGGTTGAAGAAGTACAATGGTTCTTGGGTAACAATACAAAGGTACGAATCGCATGGAAGGAACCGAGCAACGTGAATGGTATCATACAGAATTATTTTGTCGCGTATACCATGGACTTGACGGCGACGTGGGGCAACGTAACTGTGCCCGGTAATAAAACGTCAACAACTCTACCAAGTTTAGCGCCGGGCAAACGGTATTTTGTCATGGTACGAGCAGCGACAAAAGCTGGCTATGGGAAACCGTCAGATcctatcattattattaccgGCGGTGATAGCGGTGGTAGTAGTATCCCTGGCGATGGAGGACCGAAAGTCCCCGACCCGTCCGGCAAAGAGGATAAGCCACCGCAAAATCCCAAGCCCGATCAGAGTCTAG gtgTGATTCTTGGAGTCGGCATAAGCATTGGATTTATCACGATATGTCTATGCAGTATATACTGCCGGAGAAAGTTTGAGAATTCTCGCTTGTTGAGAAATGGTGCTCATCCTACGAATGGGCGTGCACTATCGCGAAACGGAAACGGATGTTGCGCGGAGCAGTCCTCCACTTCCGTAAATCAACAAGCGAATGCTACCGGTGCCTCGAACGAGATTGAATTGGCTGTGTTATGCCCATCATCTCCGCTCGAAACAAATCCGCATTCTGATGCAAAg GGTGCACAATCTAATGGAGTTTTTGAAATTTGTGCAAAGGAACCCTTATTATCGCCCTGGGAAGTAAATGGAGGCTCGAAAGATGTTCACATTATGGAGAACCCTCAG TACAAAAGAAGAGGCAGTTCCGCCTCGAATAATCAacaagaagaagaggaagaagaggaggaggaggaagaggaagaacaAGATTTGGAAGGCACACAGCTCACAATGGTCAATTGTACTTTAGGCAGTAGCATTAGCagtttaaataacaattcaGAATGTCCGGACGGAGAGACTTCATCATCGCCAAATGCCCCGTGTACATCTGTTCCGGCGCTTGGACCAAATGGATGA